In a single window of the Raphanus sativus cultivar WK10039 chromosome 9, ASM80110v3, whole genome shotgun sequence genome:
- the LOC108827987 gene encoding uncharacterized protein LOC108827987: protein MAGVEVEKTVPNTEEKTTTEATTIETPKETIHADDSATAVEVEIKEDEEAPKVEKEAEKTETAPGKEEKPVETPAAGEEKDVKPAAEEEKTVEVKTA, encoded by the exons ATGGCTGGTGTTGAG GTTGAGAAAACAGTACCAAATACAGAAGAGAAGACGACGACCGAAGCAACGACTATTGAGACGCCTAAGGAAACCATCCATGCAGACGACTCAGCCACTGCGGTTGAAGTTGAGattaaagaagatgaagaagcacCAAAGGTAGAGAAAGAGGCTGAAAAAACCGAGACAGCTCCGGGTAAAGAGGAGAAACCGGTCGAAACTCCGGCAGCTGGGGAGGAGAAAGATGTTAAGCCGGCGGCAGAAGAGGAGAAGACTGTTGAAGTAAAGACAGCCTAA